In the genome of Drosophila subpulchrella strain 33 F10 #4 breed RU33 chromosome 2L, RU_Dsub_v1.1 Primary Assembly, whole genome shotgun sequence, one region contains:
- the LOC119546955 gene encoding apoptosis-resistant E3 ubiquitin protein ligase 1 isoform X4 — MLKRSLKVLIAVVLSLMFTVSLVKIVLLIWSSHPTASHTAPPLPTVDEWLESENLSSYKQLFRDKGISSLSSCGDPERLPELPPLDEQRLQRAALHLQQKLILREWLRDHRLQHHYQRLLAVEVASLEDVYWLEDSRASKILGKDWQLWSGARQNLPTSKAQLDALKAQLWSTVVKSSQHQDAWTWGGMLVVSVSVAGLVTLAAMTQPSLAPEARHSLLQYVTGKYLLPANCKVQWDWKDPASVGGTMCFVVRFFQRNGQPYPICDTDQFFVEVTEGTRKVVTISELGSSTDPNNANIAKVKFTVRTAGQYKISVLIGASHIAGSPFLRSFLPGAIDARRSRFIRPASTVICCAGAPTLMHIEPRDEFGNSCLFDQNQSDEALQGYQVAIYDLHGVPVEKLQHAIVFAYDRVNSRVSVTALFPEPTCLRAVISYRDQQLPNGDFDIIVLSSSDTTLVHKNIASRKHNICYEAKLLSIFGVSKNKPRKVLCYVGPKQVTIKEMILKFIPKRIATFRLCPSTKFHFLPQLVSQLHGPVFIIDDGAQPKIELASKDRNIIAATFTHFLLKNIGGSETFKDKQDFFYHEVRKFHASYYHEKMALKVQREKILESSMKAAKGFSVSDWCGNFEVTFQGEQGIDWGGLRREWFELVCSSLFDARGGLFCTFHDKHQALVHPNPTRPAHLKLKHFEFAGKMVGKCLFESALGGSYRQLVRARFSRSFLAQLIGLRVHYKYFEQDDPDLYLSKIKYILDTDLDATDTLELYFVEEMYDSSSGQLSKTIELIPNGAKTRVTNATKNQYLDSLAQQRLCNSVKDEVDSFLKGLNSIIPDNLLSIFDENELELLMCGTGEYSISDFKAHHIANGNSAEFRRVLAWFWAGVSNFSQTEMARLLQFTTGCSQLPPGGFQELNPQFQITAAPTFGNLPTAHTCFNQLCLPDYESYEQFEKSLLLAISEGSEGFGMV; from the exons GGATCTCCTCCCTGTCGAGCTGCGGCGATCCGGAGCGTCTGCCAGAGTTGCCGCCCTTGGACGAGCAGCGTCTCCAGCGGGCCGCATTGCATCTGCAGCAGAAGCTGATCCTTCGCGAGTGGCTAAGGGATCACCGTCTGCAGCACCACTACCAAAGATTGCTGGCCGTGGAGGTTGCCTCGCTGGAGGACGTCTACTGGCTGGAGGACTCGCGGGCCAGCAAGATCCTCGGCAAGGACTGGCAACTGTGGTCAGGTGCTCGACAGAACCTGCCCACCTCCAAGGCCCAATTGGACGCCCTGAAGGCGCAGCTCTGGTCGACGGTGGTCAAGAGTAGCCAGCATCAGGACGCCTGGACATGGGGTGGCATGCTGGTCGTATCCGTCTCAGTTGCCGGCCTCGTCACCCTGGCTGCCATGACGCAGCCCTCACTTGCCCCAGAG GCCCGTCATTCCCTGCTGCAGTACGTCACTGGGAAGTATCTACTGCCCGCCAACTGCAAGGTTCAGTGGGACTGGAAGGATCCCGCCAGCGTGGGCGGCACCATGTGCTTCGTGGTCCGCTTCTTCCAGCGCAACGGACAGCCCTATCCCATCTGTGATACGGACCAGTTCTTCGTCGAGGTCACCGAGGGCACACGTAAGGTGGTCACCATCAGCGAACTGGGCTCCTCCACCGATCCCAATAACGCCAACATTGCCAAGGTCAAGTTCACGGTCCGAACTGCGGGTCAGTACAAGATATCCGTGCTGATTGGAGCCAGTCACATTGCCGGATCGCCCTTCCTGCGATCCTTTCTGCCGGGAGCCATTGATGCCAGGCGGTCGAGGTTCATCAGGCCCGCCAGCACGGTCATCTGCTGCGCAGGAGCACCCACTCTGATGCACATCGAACCCAGGGATGAGTTCGGAAATTCGTGCCTGTTCGATCAGAACCAATCGGATGAGGCTCTACAg GGCTACCAAGTGGCTATCTACGACCTGCATGGTGTTCCGGTGGAGAAGCTGCAGCATGCGATTGTCTTTGCTTATGATAGGGTCAACTCCCGGGTCTCAGTGACGGCTCTCTTCCCAGAGCCCACTTGTCTAAGGGCCGTGATCAGCTACCGGGATCAGCAGTTGCCCAATGGAGACTTTGACATAATAGTGCTGAGCA GCAGCGACACCACCTTGGTGCACAAGAACATAGCCTCGAGGAAGCACAACATCTGCTATGAGGCCAAACTGCTGAGCATTTTTGGTGTCTCCAAGAACAAGCCGAGGAAGGTGCTCTGCTATGTGGGACCCAAACAG GTGACCATCAAGGAGATGATTCTCAAGTTCATACCCAAGAGGATTGCCACCTTCCGACTGTGTCCTTCGACCAAATTCCATTTCCTGCCGCAGTTGGTCTCCCAGCTGCACGGCCCTGTTTTCATCATCGATGACGGAGCTCAGCCCAAGATCGAGTTGGCCTCCAAGGATCGCAATATCATAGCTGCCACCTTTACACACTTCCTGCTGAAGAACATTGGTGGATCGGAGACTTTCAAGGATAAGCAGGACTTCTTCTACCACGAGGTTCGCAAATTCCATGCTAGCTATTATCACGAGAAGATGGCCCTGAAGGTTCAGCGAGAGAAGATCCTGGAGAGCAGCATGAAGGCGGCCAAGGGATTCTCGGTGTCCGATTGGTGTGGCAACTTCGAGGTGACCTTCCAGGGCGAACAGGGCATCGACTGGGGTGGCCTAAGGAGGGAGTGGTTCGAGCTGGTCTGCAGTTCCTTGTTCGATGCCCGCGGAGGACTCTTCTGTACCTTCCACGACAAGCATCAGGCTCTGGTTCATCCGAATCCCACGCGTCCTGCCCATCTGAAGCTAAAGCACTTTGAGTTTGCTGGGAAGATGGTGGGCAAGTGTCTGTTCGAGAGCGCCCTGGGAGGAAGCTATCGCCAGCTGGTCAGGGCCAGGTTCAGTCGCTCCTTTTTGGCACAACTAATTGGTCTAAGAGTGCACTATAAG TACTTTGAGCAAGATGACCCCGACCTGTACCTGTCCAAGATCAAGTACATTTTAGACACCGATCTGGATGCCACGGACACTTTGGAGCTGTACTTCGTGGAGGAGATGTACGACTCCAGTAGTGGACAGCTGAGCAAGACCATCGAACTCATTCCCAATGGGGCCAAGACTCGGGTTACCAATGCCACCAAAAACCAGTACCTGGACTCCTTGGCCCAGCAGCGTCTGTGCAACAGTGTCAAAGATGAGGTGGACAGTTTCCTAAAGGGTCTGAACTCTATTATACCCGATAATCTACTCAGTATTTTCGATGAGAACGAACTGGAG CTGCTCATGTGCGGAACTGGGGAATATTCCATCAGTGACTTCAAGGCGCACCACATCGCCAATGGCAATTCGGCTGAGTTTCGTCGGGTTTTGGCTTGGTTTTGGGCCGGAGTGAGCAACTTCAGCCAGACGGAGATGGCCAGGCTGCTGCAGTTCACCACGGGATGCTCCCAGCTGCCGCCAGGGGGATTCCAGGAGCTGAATCCCCAGTTCCAGATAACGGCGGCCCCAACCTTTGGCAACCTGCCCACGGCGCACACCTG CTTCAACCAGCTGTGCCTGCCGGACTACGAGAGCTACGAGCAGTTCGAAAAGTCGCTGCTTTTGGCCATCAGCGAGGGCAGCGAGGGATTCGGCATGGTCTAG
- the LOC119546955 gene encoding apoptosis-resistant E3 ubiquitin protein ligase 1 isoform X3: protein MLKRSLKVLIAVVLSLMFTVSLVKIVLLIWSSHPTASHTAPPLPTVDEWLESENLSSYKQLFRDKGISSLSSCGDPERLPELPPLDEQRLQRAALHLQQKLILREWLRDHRLQHHYQRLLAVEVASLEDVYWLEDSRASKILGKDWQLWSGARQNLPTSKAQLDALKAQLWSTVVKSSQHQDAWTWGGMLVVSVSVAGLVTLAAMTQPSLAPEARHSLLQYVTGKYLLPANCKVQWDWKDPASVGGTMCFVVRFFQRNGQPYPICDTDQFFVEVTEGTRKVVTISELGSSTDPNNANIAKVKFTVRTAGQYKISVLIGASHIAGSPFLRSFLPGAIDARRSRFIRPASTVICCAGAPTLMHIEPRDEFGNSCLFDQNQSDEALQGYQVAIYDLHGVPVEKLQHAIVFAYDRVNSRVSVTALFPEPTCLRAVISYRDQQLPNGDFDIIVLSSSDTTLVHKNIASRKHNICYEAKLLSIFGVSKNKPRKVLCYVGPKQNSLIFQVTIKEMILKFIPKRIATFRLCPSTKFHFLPQLVSQLHGPVFIIDDGAQPKIELASKDRNIIAATFTHFLLKNIGGSETFKDKQDFFYHEVRKFHASYYHEKMALKVQREKILESSMKAAKGFSVSDWCGNFEVTFQGEQGIDWGGLRREWFELVCSSLFDARGGLFCTFHDKHQALVHPNPTRPAHLKLKHFEFAGKMVGKCLFESALGGSYRQLVRARFSRSFLAQLIGLRVHYKYFEQDDPDLYLSKIKYILDTDLDATDTLELYFVEEMYDSSSGQLSKTIELIPNGAKTRVTNATKNQYLDSLAQQRLCNSVKDEVDSFLKGLNSIIPDNLLSIFDENELELLMCGTGEYSISDFKAHHIANGNSAEFRRVLAWFWAGVSNFSQTEMARLLQFTTGCSQLPPGGFQELNPQFQITAAPTFGNLPTAHTCFNQLCLPDYESYEQFEKSLLLAISEGSEGFGMV from the exons GGATCTCCTCCCTGTCGAGCTGCGGCGATCCGGAGCGTCTGCCAGAGTTGCCGCCCTTGGACGAGCAGCGTCTCCAGCGGGCCGCATTGCATCTGCAGCAGAAGCTGATCCTTCGCGAGTGGCTAAGGGATCACCGTCTGCAGCACCACTACCAAAGATTGCTGGCCGTGGAGGTTGCCTCGCTGGAGGACGTCTACTGGCTGGAGGACTCGCGGGCCAGCAAGATCCTCGGCAAGGACTGGCAACTGTGGTCAGGTGCTCGACAGAACCTGCCCACCTCCAAGGCCCAATTGGACGCCCTGAAGGCGCAGCTCTGGTCGACGGTGGTCAAGAGTAGCCAGCATCAGGACGCCTGGACATGGGGTGGCATGCTGGTCGTATCCGTCTCAGTTGCCGGCCTCGTCACCCTGGCTGCCATGACGCAGCCCTCACTTGCCCCAGAG GCCCGTCATTCCCTGCTGCAGTACGTCACTGGGAAGTATCTACTGCCCGCCAACTGCAAGGTTCAGTGGGACTGGAAGGATCCCGCCAGCGTGGGCGGCACCATGTGCTTCGTGGTCCGCTTCTTCCAGCGCAACGGACAGCCCTATCCCATCTGTGATACGGACCAGTTCTTCGTCGAGGTCACCGAGGGCACACGTAAGGTGGTCACCATCAGCGAACTGGGCTCCTCCACCGATCCCAATAACGCCAACATTGCCAAGGTCAAGTTCACGGTCCGAACTGCGGGTCAGTACAAGATATCCGTGCTGATTGGAGCCAGTCACATTGCCGGATCGCCCTTCCTGCGATCCTTTCTGCCGGGAGCCATTGATGCCAGGCGGTCGAGGTTCATCAGGCCCGCCAGCACGGTCATCTGCTGCGCAGGAGCACCCACTCTGATGCACATCGAACCCAGGGATGAGTTCGGAAATTCGTGCCTGTTCGATCAGAACCAATCGGATGAGGCTCTACAg GGCTACCAAGTGGCTATCTACGACCTGCATGGTGTTCCGGTGGAGAAGCTGCAGCATGCGATTGTCTTTGCTTATGATAGGGTCAACTCCCGGGTCTCAGTGACGGCTCTCTTCCCAGAGCCCACTTGTCTAAGGGCCGTGATCAGCTACCGGGATCAGCAGTTGCCCAATGGAGACTTTGACATAATAGTGCTGAGCA GCAGCGACACCACCTTGGTGCACAAGAACATAGCCTCGAGGAAGCACAACATCTGCTATGAGGCCAAACTGCTGAGCATTTTTGGTGTCTCCAAGAACAAGCCGAGGAAGGTGCTCTGCTATGTGGGACCCAAACAG AACTCGCTAATCTTCCAGGTGACCATCAAGGAGATGATTCTCAAGTTCATACCCAAGAGGATTGCCACCTTCCGACTGTGTCCTTCGACCAAATTCCATTTCCTGCCGCAGTTGGTCTCCCAGCTGCACGGCCCTGTTTTCATCATCGATGACGGAGCTCAGCCCAAGATCGAGTTGGCCTCCAAGGATCGCAATATCATAGCTGCCACCTTTACACACTTCCTGCTGAAGAACATTGGTGGATCGGAGACTTTCAAGGATAAGCAGGACTTCTTCTACCACGAGGTTCGCAAATTCCATGCTAGCTATTATCACGAGAAGATGGCCCTGAAGGTTCAGCGAGAGAAGATCCTGGAGAGCAGCATGAAGGCGGCCAAGGGATTCTCGGTGTCCGATTGGTGTGGCAACTTCGAGGTGACCTTCCAGGGCGAACAGGGCATCGACTGGGGTGGCCTAAGGAGGGAGTGGTTCGAGCTGGTCTGCAGTTCCTTGTTCGATGCCCGCGGAGGACTCTTCTGTACCTTCCACGACAAGCATCAGGCTCTGGTTCATCCGAATCCCACGCGTCCTGCCCATCTGAAGCTAAAGCACTTTGAGTTTGCTGGGAAGATGGTGGGCAAGTGTCTGTTCGAGAGCGCCCTGGGAGGAAGCTATCGCCAGCTGGTCAGGGCCAGGTTCAGTCGCTCCTTTTTGGCACAACTAATTGGTCTAAGAGTGCACTATAAG TACTTTGAGCAAGATGACCCCGACCTGTACCTGTCCAAGATCAAGTACATTTTAGACACCGATCTGGATGCCACGGACACTTTGGAGCTGTACTTCGTGGAGGAGATGTACGACTCCAGTAGTGGACAGCTGAGCAAGACCATCGAACTCATTCCCAATGGGGCCAAGACTCGGGTTACCAATGCCACCAAAAACCAGTACCTGGACTCCTTGGCCCAGCAGCGTCTGTGCAACAGTGTCAAAGATGAGGTGGACAGTTTCCTAAAGGGTCTGAACTCTATTATACCCGATAATCTACTCAGTATTTTCGATGAGAACGAACTGGAG CTGCTCATGTGCGGAACTGGGGAATATTCCATCAGTGACTTCAAGGCGCACCACATCGCCAATGGCAATTCGGCTGAGTTTCGTCGGGTTTTGGCTTGGTTTTGGGCCGGAGTGAGCAACTTCAGCCAGACGGAGATGGCCAGGCTGCTGCAGTTCACCACGGGATGCTCCCAGCTGCCGCCAGGGGGATTCCAGGAGCTGAATCCCCAGTTCCAGATAACGGCGGCCCCAACCTTTGGCAACCTGCCCACGGCGCACACCTG CTTCAACCAGCTGTGCCTGCCGGACTACGAGAGCTACGAGCAGTTCGAAAAGTCGCTGCTTTTGGCCATCAGCGAGGGCAGCGAGGGATTCGGCATGGTCTAG